GGCGAAGATGTACGTCCTTCTCTTCGGCCTCGGGAAGTACGGCCACCGTCGCCGCTGAAGTATGGACTCTCCCTTGTGATTCGGTTGCGGGAACGCGCTGTACGCGGTGTGTCCCGCTCTCCCACTTCAGGGTGCCATAGACCGCATGCCCCCGCACTTCCACAATCACTTCCTTGATTCCGCCTGCTTCGGCTTCGGACAAAGAAACGGGCTCCCACTTCCAACGCCTTAGTTCAGCGAACTTCATGTACATCCGGTAAAGATCAGCGGCAAACAGAGCCGCCTCTTCACCGCCCGTCCCCGCTCGGATTTCGAGGATTGCGTTGAGTTCGTCCGCCTCATCCTTGGGCAGCAGCAGAGTCTTTATTTCCTCGGAAATGCCATGCAGTTCCTGATTCAAGCGTGTGATTTCTTCCTGCGCCAAATCTCTCAGCTCAGACTCGGACACTTCCACCATTTGCTTGGCCTGCTCAAGCTGGTCGCTGAGCATGTGGAAGTGCTCGATGCGCTCGACGAGAGGCGTGAGGTCCTTGATCTCCTTTAATAGAGGCATAGATGCCGCCGGATCAAGAGAAATCTCCGGTTTAGCCAGTTCGTCGTTCAGTCGGCGGTGCTTCTCGAGAATGCTATCTAAATTATTGATCATGCGTGTGTTATCTCAAGTCCCCGGCGCTTCGCGGGGCGTTTTCCTTAGACTGATGCCAAGAATACTGGTTAAACGATGGGGCCAATTCAAAGTCTCCGTCGCCATTTCGCCAATACAGAATATAGCCAAATTGGCTGGACATTTCAACGGAAGAGTGGGAGTGGACCAGCGGCTCGAGCTTTCGACTATAACTTTATTACTCTTACCCAGATAACCTTCCGTGAGTTTCCTTTTGGATAAACGTGTCTTCAATGAACGTACCGGGTCTCGCCGTGGATATGTGGATAACTTTAAGAATTCTTAAAGCATTAGTAGAAATTGCTTGACTTTTTTATCGGTGGCGTGTTATATTGTCTGCGGATTCGTAAGTGGCGTTTCGATTTCGGGTCTTTGACTATGTGCACATTCCGGAGGTCCACGATGAAGAAACTTTTAGCTTTGGTTGTTCTGTTTGCTTTTGCAACCAGCATGGCGGGCACGTGTTTTGCGTTCGTTCCGAGCGTAGCTGGTGCCGGTACTCCCGGTGTCGTGCGACCGGTGTCGGGCATTTTGCCGGTTCTCCCTCCGCCTCCTCCACCTCCGCCGAGCAAAATCGGTAATGGTGATCAGACGACGGGGATTTTGCCGGTGCTCCCGCCTCCTCCGCCGCCCCCACCGTCGAAGGTAGGAAATGGTGATCAGACGACGGGTATCCTTCCGGTTCTCCCGCCGCCTCCGCCGCCTCCGCCCTCGAAGTAAGATCCAGGAAACTTTTCGTTTCTGGCAAATAGGACCGCAGCACCAGCCACGTCACCGTGGAGGTGCTGGTGGTTCTTTTTGTTTTGTATGCGGCAGGGATTGCCGGTTTGCTCGGCTATACCCTGCTCTTTTTGCCGTTGCCCATACTTGATTCGAACCTTGGCTTCGTCCTGAACATCGTCCAGTTCGGTTTTTTGTCGCTCCTGAGTTTTCTGGCTTACCGCCAGGAAAAACACTTCAGGAGCGTTTTCTTTCAATTCTGGATCCTGTTTGCCCTGATCGCCGTCTCGGCACCCGTGTTATATCATATCACCTACTGGAATGGCCCTACGGCGGCTTCCATTGCGTATATGTATGAGACCAGCGCGGTCCATGCTCTGTTTCTGTGGGCGGCAGCCAAAATCCTGTTCACGTACGTGTTTCATGATGAAAAGCGCTGGGCGATCAACCTGCTGGCATCTCTGGTTGTTTTGCCCACATGCGCCTGGTTGTTTTGGCCCTATTGGTGGTCGCCCCGCTCGTTGTGGTTTGAGCCCACCGCCGTAAGTGCAGACACCTTCTACAATCCCATCCTGCATGCCGCGCTGGTGGTGAACATATTATCCCTGCTGATGCTGATGGCATTCTTTCTGCACAAGTTACGGACAGATCGACCGATTGGTGTATTTGCTGACACGTTACTCTTTCTGTTCGGAATGCTATACCTGATTGATGCGGTCGAGATCGTGTCGAGGGTAAAGAGCGTCGAACTGCTCAACATGACACAGTGGGCCAACAGCGTCATTGCGGTTGTGGCGATCATCACACTGCTTCTGAGACTGAAGTTCAAATCACAAACCATCGCGCACTACTATGAGTCCCAATGCCTATCTCACAATCCTAACGTTGGCCGCCGCGTCGGTATCTTTGATCGCGTTATCATATGGTGTTTTTTTGATCCGGAGAAGGTTGGCAAACGGATATTCCTTGGGGCGGGTCGGCAAGCGATGACGGTGAAGCGGACCTCCCCCAGAGTTCGCGCGCCCATAGCGGGAAAGACAAGTAACTTACGTCAAGACTCGATGACTGAGTAATGAAGCGGATTTAGGAGATAAACATGGAAAGCAGACGACTGGACATCCGGCACACCTTTGAAACGGTCATCGCCAACAGCAGTGCGATGCGCCAGGTGGTGGCGACGGCGAAGCGGTTGGCTGCTGACAGCCGGCCCACCTTTGTGGACGGCGCAGAAGGAACAGGCCGCAAGTTCATGGCCCGGGTCATGCATCAGGAAGGCCCGCGCAGCGCCCATCCCATCGTGACGGTGAGATGCGATCTGCTGACCGTGAACGTGTTGGATCGAACGCTCTTCGGGGATGAGCGCACGGGGACCGTCGGAAAGTTCGAAGAGTCCGCCGATGGCACGCTGCTGCTCACCGATCTCGAGGATCTCAACCCGGTCTCTCAGGAGAGACTGAATAAGGTTCTGGAGCTCGGACGATTCACCACCGGCGATTATGAGACCCGCATCATTACCAGCCGCCTGATTTCTACAGGCAACCGTTCCGAGATCGAAAAGCTGATGCAATCGGGCCAGTTCTCGCAGCCGCTGTTCGCGCGGCTCACCGAGACCACCCTGTGTCTGCCGAGTCTGTCCGAGCGGCACCAGGACATCCCCGATCTTGTGGTCAATGTGCTGCGGGAACTGTCGTCGCGCGAACGCATCGAAATGCCGGCGGTACCGTATCACTATATGGAATTGCTGATGAACGTGGCCTGGCCGGAGAACGTGCGCCAACTGCGCAACCACATCGAAAGTGTGATGGTGCTCTCCGGCGGCGAGTTCAATCCCGAGATCATCCGCGAACACTTCGTCCCCGAAGGCACGCCGGCCACGATCAAGGGCGCATTCCAAACCCTGCTGAGCAAACTGCGCGTGACTGCCGCCGAACCGACGATGGCGGTGAATCACAACCGATAACTTCCTGCGGTCAAATCAGGATCGCGAAGAGCCGCCGGCCCCGAAAGGGTTGGCGGCTTTTTCATATAATGAAGAACGG
The sequence above is a segment of the bacterium genome. Coding sequences within it:
- the prfA gene encoding peptide chain release factor 1 is translated as MINNLDSILEKHRRLNDELAKPEISLDPAASMPLLKEIKDLTPLVERIEHFHMLSDQLEQAKQMVEVSESELRDLAQEEITRLNQELHGISEEIKTLLLPKDEADELNAILEIRAGTGGEEAALFAADLYRMYMKFAELRRWKWEPVSLSEAEAGGIKEVIVEVRGHAVYGTLKWESGTHRVQRVPATESQGRVHTSAATVAVLPEAEEKDVHLRPEDLKIDTYRASGAGGQHVNRTESAIRITHLPTGLVVAIQDERSQLKNKAKAMKLLASRLLAKTREEEASKISANRKSQVGSGDRSEKIRTYNFPQNRITDHRIDLTLYKLDKVMEGDLNEIIEGLRIDDRTRKLEQGAEAAAK
- a CDS encoding sigma 54-interacting transcriptional regulator, translated to MESRRLDIRHTFETVIANSSAMRQVVATAKRLAADSRPTFVDGAEGTGRKFMARVMHQEGPRSAHPIVTVRCDLLTVNVLDRTLFGDERTGTVGKFEESADGTLLLTDLEDLNPVSQERLNKVLELGRFTTGDYETRIITSRLISTGNRSEIEKLMQSGQFSQPLFARLTETTLCLPSLSERHQDIPDLVVNVLRELSSRERIEMPAVPYHYMELLMNVAWPENVRQLRNHIESVMVLSGGEFNPEIIREHFVPEGTPATIKGAFQTLLSKLRVTAAEPTMAVNHNR